One genomic segment of Candidatus Polarisedimenticolaceae bacterium includes these proteins:
- a CDS encoding DUF362 domain-containing protein — translation MKSKVAILRVSPDRVLDQIDRLCTLGGMREALAPGKTTILKDNISWHFPFPAANTTPWQLEGTIRALRAAGLNDQVCVQNQTVVTDAFKGEDLNHYVPVLNSYGVPIRYNFRPADMTWVRYTPKAKLHVLDTIFPEGIHIPDFFFGKNIVHLPTVKCHIYTTTTGAMKNAFGGLLHNHRHYTHSWIHRTLVDLLAIQKEIHSGIFAVMDGTTAGNGPGPRTMYPEVKNVMLASADQTAIDAVAAKLMGFDPLSIEYIRVAHEDGLGVGDPREIEIVGDAEVAQESWGFKVGDNGASLVGDLLWFSPLKRFQKLFFRTPLVNLFIFGSESYHDYYRWPLKDRKIFEEWRVGTPWGALFDRYGKESIVGSQ, via the coding sequence ATGAAATCGAAGGTTGCGATCCTCCGTGTCTCCCCCGACCGCGTGCTCGATCAGATCGACCGGCTCTGCACGCTGGGCGGGATGCGCGAGGCGCTCGCACCGGGCAAGACCACGATCCTCAAGGACAACATCTCGTGGCATTTCCCCTTTCCCGCCGCGAACACGACCCCGTGGCAGCTCGAGGGAACGATCCGGGCGCTTCGCGCCGCGGGGCTGAACGATCAGGTCTGCGTCCAGAACCAGACGGTCGTCACCGACGCGTTCAAGGGCGAGGATCTCAATCACTACGTTCCCGTGTTGAATTCCTACGGCGTGCCGATCCGCTACAACTTCCGGCCGGCCGACATGACGTGGGTCCGCTACACGCCGAAGGCGAAGCTCCACGTCCTCGACACGATCTTCCCCGAAGGCATTCACATCCCCGACTTCTTCTTCGGTAAGAACATCGTCCACCTGCCGACGGTGAAGTGCCACATCTACACGACGACGACCGGCGCCATGAAGAACGCATTCGGCGGCCTCCTCCACAACCACCGTCACTACACGCATTCGTGGATCCACCGCACGCTCGTCGACCTGCTCGCGATCCAGAAGGAGATCCACAGCGGGATCTTCGCCGTGATGGACGGTACGACCGCCGGCAACGGCCCGGGACCGCGCACGATGTACCCCGAGGTCAAGAACGTGATGCTCGCGTCGGCGGATCAGACCGCGATCGACGCCGTCGCCGCCAAGCTCATGGGGTTCGACCCGCTCTCGATCGAGTACATCCGGGTCGCCCACGAGGACGGCCTCGGTGTCGGCGACCCGCGCGAGATCGAGATCGTCGGGGACGCGGAGGTCGCGCAGGAGTCGTGGGGCTTCAAGGTCGGCGACAACGGGGCGTCGCTCGTCGGCGACCTCCTCTGGTTCTCGCCGCTCAAGCGCTTCCAGAAGCTCTTCTTCCGTACCCCCCTCGTGAACCTCTTCATCTTCGGATCGGAGAGCTACCACGACTACTACCGCTGGCCGCTCAAGGATCGAAAGATCTTCGAGGAGTGGCGGGTCGGCACGCCCTGGGGCGCCTTGTTCGACCGCTATGGAAAAGAGTCGATAGTCGGTAGTCAGTAG
- a CDS encoding DUF72 domain-containing protein, with translation MSQASLRIGTSSWSSADWVGPFYPEGSVPASFLAHYANEFDTVECDATFYRCPSAKTVDGWRDRLPPGFVFAAKMPQEITHERGLVDCGAQVQEFVDVMGHLGDRLGPVLAQFAYVAKGKDPDEYATGASFRARLGAFLELWPRERALAVEVRNATWVGPALLDLLRAHGVTLALSAYYTMPQPERLFAQDGLLTTETAYVRFIGDHKKMDAHVASLQESAGRAGAWSALAADKSSEMARWARQLRVHGRGTVLAYFNNHYAGFAPDSARLFRDLWQKG, from the coding sequence ATGTCCCAAGCGTCGCTTCGCATCGGCACGTCGTCCTGGTCGTCCGCCGACTGGGTCGGGCCGTTCTACCCCGAGGGCTCGGTGCCGGCCTCGTTTCTCGCGCATTACGCAAACGAATTCGACACGGTGGAGTGCGACGCGACGTTCTACCGGTGCCCCTCGGCGAAGACGGTCGACGGCTGGCGCGATCGGCTGCCTCCGGGGTTCGTCTTCGCGGCGAAGATGCCCCAGGAGATCACCCACGAGCGCGGGCTCGTCGATTGCGGAGCCCAGGTCCAGGAATTCGTCGACGTGATGGGACATCTCGGCGACCGCCTGGGGCCGGTCCTCGCGCAGTTCGCCTACGTCGCCAAGGGAAAGGACCCCGACGAGTACGCGACCGGGGCGTCGTTCCGCGCGCGGCTCGGCGCGTTCCTCGAGCTGTGGCCGCGCGAGCGGGCGCTCGCCGTCGAGGTGCGCAACGCGACGTGGGTCGGGCCTGCGCTCCTCGACCTCTTGCGCGCGCACGGGGTCACGCTCGCGCTCTCGGCCTACTACACGATGCCGCAGCCGGAGCGCCTCTTCGCGCAGGACGGCCTGCTCACGACCGAGACGGCGTACGTCCGCTTCATCGGCGACCACAAGAAGATGGACGCCCACGTCGCGTCGCTCCAGGAGAGCGCGGGACGCGCCGGCGCGTGGAGCGCCCTCGCCGCCGACAAGTCGTCCGAGATGGCGCGCTGGGCGCGCCAGCTCCGCGTGCACGGACGCGGAACGGTGCTCGCGTATTTCAACAATCACTACGCGGGATTCGCGCCGGACTCCGCGCGACTCTTCCGCGATCTCTGGCAGAAGGGATGA